A window of Castanea sativa cultivar Marrone di Chiusa Pesio chromosome 1, ASM4071231v1 contains these coding sequences:
- the LOC142631758 gene encoding uncharacterized protein LOC142631758: protein MNNEAEYEALLVGITIVRKMGGKTVKAFSDLKLVMGQVKGELKAKDVRMQGYLSQAWRLHSGFNSFTIQQIPRSRNKHADSLATLATSSGQNLPRVILVKDLDRHIKEENGKVQVHQIKVRPSWMDPIVLILKEGVLPHESREVEKHGGVLNPLSSSWSFTKWGLDIVRHFLKAVGNQRWLLVGMNYFKKWVETKPLSNIRDVDAKKFVWKNIVTRFEIPHALISDNGLQIDSKAFRRYCCELGIENRYSTPAYSQGNGQAEAVNKVIVNGLKKRTSLFTPNNNDRLLERSLDLVNERREAAMVQLVHYQQKLKQGYDTGVRARPLAPSDLVLKKVVGTAKNPS from the exons ATGAATAATGAGGCAGAGTATGAGGCTTTACTGGTTGGGATAACCATTGTTaggaaaatgggaggaaaaactGTTAAAGCATTTTCAGACTTAAAGCTGGTCATGGGGCAAGTGAAGGGAGAGTTGAAAGCTAAGGATGTGAGGATGCAAGGGTATCTGAGTCAAGCTTGGCGTTTGCATTCAGGTTTTAATTCTTTCACTATACAACAAATCCCAAGAAGTAGAAACAAGCATGCAGATTCCTTGGCAACTTTAGCAACATCTTCTGGACAAAATCTTCCTCGAGTCATACTTGTTAAGGATCTGGATAGGCATATCAAGGAAGAGAATGGGAAAGTCCAGGTACACCAAATCAAGGTcagacctagttggatggatcccatAGTCCTAATTCTTAAGGAAGGGGTTTTGCCTCACGAGAGTAGGGAGGTAGAGAAG CATGGGGGTGTACTCAATCCTCTGTCTAGTTCATGGTCATTCACTAAGTGGGGTCTGGATATTGTAAGGCATTTTCTCAAGGCTGTGGGAAACCAAAGATGGCTTTTGGTTGGAATGAATTACTTCAAGAAGTGGGTGGAGACTAAGCCATTATCCAATATTAGGGACGTGGATGCAAAAaagtttgtgtggaagaatattgttactcGATTTGAAATTCCTCATGCTCTCATCTCAGATAATGGGCTCCAGATTGATAGTAAAGCCTTCAGGAGGTACTGTTGTGAATTGGGCATTGAGAATAGATATTCAACTCCAGCCTACTcgcaaggaaatgggcaagctgaAGCAGtcaacaaagtcatagtcaatgggcttaagaagag GACAAGCTTATTCACTCCGAACAATAATGATCGGCTATTGGAGAGAAGCTTGGATTTAGTTAATGAACGAAGAGAAGCAGCTATGGTACAATTGGTgcattatcagcagaagcttaaacagGGGTATGATACAGGTGTGAGGGCAAGACCATTGGCCCCAAGTGACTTGGTGCTGAAAAAAGTGGTGGGTACTGCAAAGAACCCATCTTAA